The following proteins are encoded in a genomic region of Micrococcaceae bacterium Sec5.8:
- a CDS encoding CoA-acylating methylmalonate-semialdehyde dehydrogenase — protein sequence MERIPHFINGALVSDAERYGPVFNPATGEQEKEVALASAARVEEAVAAARAALPGWRATSLAKRTAIFFRVRELLMQRRPELAALLTSEHGKVLSDAEGEITRGLENIEFATGLSHALKGERSEQVSSGVDVHSVRQPVGVVACITPFNFPAMVPLWMIGSALACGNTVLLKPSEKDPSPALFIAQAFAEAGLPDGVLNVVHGDKEAVDVLLEHPDVKAVSFVGSTPIAQSIYKRAAENGKRVQALGGAKNHMVVLPDADLDMAADAAVSAAYGSAGERCMAVSVLVAVGNIADELVEGIKTRMATLKIGPGTDPASQMGPLITAEHRNKVASYVAGAADEGASVVVDGRDQTFDSHGFFIGVSLVDHVKPGMKVYDDEIFGPVLSVVRVETYADAVTLVNDNEFGNGVAIFTRDGGAARQFEFDVEAGMVGVNVPIPVPVGTFSFGGWKNSLFGDTHMYGPESIRFYTRGKVVTTRWPDPSTSVIDLGFPQVD from the coding sequence ATGGAACGTATTCCGCACTTCATCAACGGCGCTCTGGTGTCCGACGCCGAGCGCTACGGCCCCGTCTTCAACCCCGCTACCGGCGAACAGGAAAAGGAAGTAGCCCTGGCCTCCGCCGCCCGGGTCGAGGAAGCCGTCGCCGCCGCCCGTGCCGCCCTTCCGGGTTGGCGCGCCACGAGCCTGGCCAAACGCACCGCCATCTTCTTCCGGGTCCGCGAACTGCTGATGCAGCGCCGGCCCGAACTGGCTGCCCTGCTGACCAGCGAGCACGGCAAGGTCCTCTCCGACGCGGAGGGCGAGATCACCCGCGGCCTGGAGAACATCGAATTCGCCACGGGCCTCTCCCACGCGCTCAAGGGGGAACGCTCCGAGCAGGTGTCCAGCGGGGTGGATGTCCACTCCGTCCGCCAGCCGGTCGGCGTCGTCGCCTGCATCACGCCCTTCAACTTCCCCGCCATGGTGCCGCTGTGGATGATTGGCAGCGCCCTTGCCTGCGGCAACACGGTGCTGCTCAAGCCGAGCGAAAAAGATCCGTCCCCGGCCCTCTTCATTGCGCAGGCTTTCGCCGAAGCCGGCCTGCCCGACGGTGTCCTCAACGTGGTGCACGGCGACAAGGAAGCCGTCGATGTCCTGCTGGAGCACCCGGATGTGAAGGCCGTCAGTTTTGTCGGCTCAACGCCGATCGCCCAGTCGATCTACAAGCGCGCCGCCGAGAACGGCAAGCGGGTCCAGGCCCTGGGCGGCGCCAAAAACCACATGGTGGTGCTCCCGGACGCGGACCTGGACATGGCCGCAGACGCCGCCGTTTCCGCAGCCTACGGGTCCGCGGGCGAGCGCTGCATGGCTGTCAGTGTCCTTGTCGCCGTCGGGAACATCGCCGACGAACTCGTCGAGGGGATCAAAACCCGGATGGCCACGCTCAAGATCGGTCCCGGCACGGACCCGGCCTCGCAGATGGGACCGCTCATCACCGCGGAGCACCGGAACAAGGTGGCCTCCTACGTGGCCGGCGCCGCGGACGAGGGCGCCTCTGTGGTGGTGGACGGACGGGACCAGACGTTCGACTCCCACGGCTTCTTCATCGGCGTCAGCCTGGTGGACCACGTCAAGCCCGGCATGAAGGTTTACGACGACGAAATCTTCGGACCCGTCCTGTCCGTGGTCCGCGTTGAGACCTACGCCGACGCCGTCACGCTGGTCAACGACAACGAGTTCGGCAACGGCGTGGCGATTTTCACCCGCGACGGCGGCGCCGCCCGGCAGTTCGAATTCGACGTCGAGGCAGGCATGGTGGGCGTCAACGTGCCGATCCCAGTGCCGGTGGGGACGTTCTCCTTCGGCGGTTGGAAGAACTCGCTCTTCGGCGACACCCACATGTACGGCCCGGAAAGCATCCGCTTTTACACCCGTGGCAAGGTCGTGACCACCCGCTGGCCGGACCCGTCCACGTCCGTGATCGACCTCGGGTTCCCGCAGGTCGACTGA
- the arsD gene encoding arsenite efflux transporter metallochaperone ArsD, with amino-acid sequence MPAIRIYESALCCDTGVCGPDVDQSLVDITADVRHLKGLGADIARYNLASEPTAFASDETVRGFMHLVGSKGLPLTTVDGVTVATGNYPGRGTLLAFAGLGEAKVEPQPRPDLGLGDKSSGCCGGTSSCS; translated from the coding sequence ATGCCTGCCATCCGCATCTACGAATCCGCTCTGTGCTGTGACACCGGTGTTTGCGGCCCCGACGTAGACCAGTCACTGGTGGATATCACCGCGGACGTCCGGCATCTGAAAGGCCTCGGTGCTGACATTGCGCGCTACAACCTGGCCAGCGAGCCGACCGCCTTCGCGTCGGACGAAACGGTCCGTGGATTCATGCACCTGGTTGGATCCAAGGGCCTTCCGCTCACCACCGTCGACGGCGTCACGGTGGCCACCGGGAACTACCCGGGCCGGGGCACGCTGCTCGCCTTTGCCGGACTGGGCGAAGCGAAGGTGGAACCGCAGCCGCGCCCGGACCTCGGCCTGGGCGACAAGTCCAGCGGCTGCTGCGGCGGCACCTCGAGCTGCAGTTAG
- the arsA gene encoding arsenical pump-driving ATPase — MKFLDNAPRFLFFTGKGGVGKTSVACATALTLAKAGQNVLLVSTDPASNVGQVFGLTIGNAVTAIKEVPGLFALEIDPEQAADAYRERIIGPVRGLLPEAELAGISESLSGSCTTEIASFDEFTNLLADDTSYGEYDHIVFDTAPTGHTIRLLQLPGSWTNFLEAGKGDPSCLGPLSGLEKHKQVYAKAVQALTDPARTRLVLVARAQTSSLTEIERTYLELNQIGIGGGYVVVNGVLPEAAGDEDLAQALRAREAAAIAAIPKAVAALPRDVLDLLPGNMVGIPALESLFAATSGADITGDGALVPDVEDAPLAALVNEVELDGHGLVLCMGKGGVGKTTVAAAIAVALARRGHAVHLTTTDPAAHLTETLHGSIPGLTVSRIDPEAAIAEYRRHVMETKGRSLDEDGRAALAEDLMSPCTDEVAVFRQFSRVVQESRRHFVVIDTAPTGHTLLLLDATGSYHREIARQVGDTMGFVTPLMRLQDPAQTKVILVTLAETTPVLEAEELKGDLERAGIYPWAWVINNSIAAAHPQTPFLRARATSEIEQITKVHKLTDRFALIPLLPEEPTGEEKLAALTAGYREARRPAVRSIAPGTRE; from the coding sequence GTGAAGTTTCTGGACAACGCACCCCGGTTCCTGTTCTTCACCGGCAAAGGCGGCGTGGGCAAGACCTCCGTAGCCTGCGCCACAGCGCTTACCCTGGCCAAAGCCGGTCAAAACGTACTTCTTGTCAGTACTGACCCTGCGTCCAACGTCGGGCAGGTTTTCGGCCTCACGATCGGAAACGCCGTCACTGCCATCAAGGAGGTGCCGGGTCTCTTTGCGCTGGAGATTGACCCGGAGCAGGCTGCCGACGCCTACCGCGAACGGATCATCGGACCCGTCCGCGGTCTCTTGCCCGAGGCGGAGCTGGCCGGCATTTCCGAAAGCCTCTCGGGTTCCTGTACGACGGAGATCGCATCTTTCGATGAGTTTACGAACCTGCTCGCCGACGATACCTCCTACGGGGAGTATGACCACATCGTCTTCGATACCGCCCCGACCGGCCACACGATCCGGCTCTTGCAACTGCCCGGGTCGTGGACAAATTTTCTTGAGGCGGGCAAGGGCGACCCGTCCTGCCTGGGCCCGTTGTCGGGCCTGGAGAAGCATAAGCAGGTCTACGCCAAGGCGGTCCAGGCCCTCACAGACCCGGCGAGGACCCGGCTTGTCCTGGTCGCCCGCGCGCAGACCTCGTCCCTGACCGAGATTGAGCGGACGTACCTCGAACTCAACCAGATCGGAATCGGCGGCGGCTATGTCGTTGTCAACGGCGTCCTGCCCGAGGCCGCCGGCGACGAGGACCTGGCGCAGGCCCTGCGCGCCCGGGAAGCTGCGGCCATCGCAGCCATACCCAAGGCCGTCGCCGCCCTGCCCCGGGACGTCCTGGACCTGTTGCCGGGCAACATGGTCGGCATCCCGGCGCTTGAGTCCCTGTTCGCGGCCACTTCCGGTGCCGACATCACCGGTGACGGCGCGCTCGTGCCCGACGTTGAAGACGCGCCGCTGGCTGCCCTGGTGAACGAAGTGGAGCTCGACGGCCACGGCCTCGTACTGTGCATGGGCAAAGGCGGGGTGGGGAAGACCACCGTGGCTGCCGCCATTGCAGTCGCTCTCGCCCGGCGCGGGCATGCGGTGCACCTCACCACCACTGATCCCGCGGCCCACCTCACCGAAACCCTCCACGGTTCCATCCCGGGCCTGACGGTTTCGCGCATCGATCCGGAAGCGGCCATTGCGGAGTATCGACGCCATGTGATGGAGACCAAGGGCCGAAGCCTGGACGAGGACGGGCGCGCGGCCCTCGCAGAAGACCTGATGTCCCCGTGCACGGACGAAGTCGCGGTGTTCCGGCAGTTCTCAAGGGTGGTGCAGGAATCCCGCCGGCACTTCGTGGTCATCGACACGGCACCGACCGGCCACACGCTGCTGCTTCTGGACGCCACCGGTTCCTACCACCGGGAGATCGCCCGCCAGGTCGGTGACACGATGGGATTCGTGACACCGCTCATGCGGCTGCAGGATCCGGCACAGACCAAGGTCATTCTCGTGACCTTGGCCGAAACGACGCCCGTGCTCGAAGCCGAGGAACTCAAAGGAGATTTGGAACGGGCCGGGATTTATCCGTGGGCCTGGGTGATCAACAACTCGATCGCCGCCGCACATCCGCAGACGCCGTTTCTGCGGGCCCGCGCAACGAGCGAAATCGAACAGATCACGAAGGTGCACAAACTGACGGACCGTTTCGCGCTCATTCCGCTGCTGCCCGAAGAGCCGACCGGTGAAGAGAAGTTGGCGGCCCTGACCGCAGGTTACAGGGAAGCCAGGAGGCCGGCCGTCCGCTCCATAGCGCCGGGTACGAGGGAGTAG
- a CDS encoding metalloregulator ArsR/SmtB family transcription factor, producing the protein MDSLQTLGPDVDGARCVPSGRSGLSAEDARRTALVFKALADPNRLRLLSIVKGEASGESCVCELTEPLDLGQPTVSHHLKILVDAGLLHREKRGTWAYYSLVPGAMERTAGLLASL; encoded by the coding sequence ATGGATTCTCTGCAAACTCTGGGGCCCGACGTCGACGGCGCCCGCTGCGTACCGTCCGGCCGGTCTGGTCTCAGCGCAGAAGACGCCCGGCGCACGGCCCTCGTGTTCAAGGCCCTGGCCGATCCCAACCGGCTGCGTCTGCTCTCCATCGTCAAGGGCGAGGCCTCCGGTGAATCGTGCGTGTGTGAGCTCACCGAGCCGCTGGACCTGGGTCAGCCCACGGTGTCCCATCACCTGAAAATTCTGGTCGACGCAGGCCTGCTGCACCGCGAAAAACGCGGTACCTGGGCGTACTACTCCCTCGTACCCGGCGCTATGGAGCGGACGGCCGGCCTCCTGGCTTCCCTGTAA